Proteins encoded in a region of the Sphingomonas sp. OV641 genome:
- a CDS encoding class I adenylate-forming enzyme family protein, translating to MSTASVDTLALAIERRAREAPTHIAVITGAETLSYDALHRLGLRMAGALDRDGIGVGDTVAVLAANSALYLALMVGAARAGVVLAAIPVSADRAAQAAMIADSGARLLFTDQKGEVACETITVAMDEIGAWMAPDEVSVSQAPVTPDAPMTIIYSSGTTGSPKGIVQPFLYRARMLESGAARGYGADAVTMLATPLYSNTTLSSLVQTIGAGGTIVLMAKFDAGAWLAAAERHRATHAMLVPVMCSRLLAHPDFDRTDLSAFRVKYCTSAPFAPALKQEMLDRWPGGLVEFYGMTEGGASFVLFAHEHRDKLHTVGTIAPGGELRLLNDEDQDVPPGEQGEIVTRSPSMMIGYHNRPGETAACRWTAPDGSIWQRTGDIGRLDEDGFLSIVDRKKDMIISGGFNIYPSDIEAVLITHDQVIEASVVGVPSDTWGETPVAFVVAPGEDGAALMTWLNGRLGKMQRVADVCLVNELPRGPIGKVLKRQLRDSYVMQPVSA from the coding sequence ATGAGCACAGCATCGGTGGATACCCTGGCACTGGCGATCGAGCGCAGGGCGCGCGAGGCGCCGACGCACATTGCCGTGATCACCGGGGCCGAGACGCTGAGCTATGATGCGCTTCATCGGCTTGGCCTGCGCATGGCAGGCGCGCTTGACCGGGATGGCATCGGTGTCGGCGATACGGTTGCGGTGCTCGCCGCGAATAGTGCGCTGTATCTGGCGCTGATGGTCGGCGCCGCGCGCGCCGGCGTGGTGCTCGCGGCCATCCCGGTATCCGCCGACCGGGCAGCGCAGGCTGCCATGATCGCGGATTCGGGCGCGCGCCTGCTGTTCACCGATCAAAAAGGGGAAGTCGCCTGCGAAACCATCACGGTAGCGATGGATGAGATCGGCGCTTGGATGGCGCCGGACGAGGTGTCTGTTTCGCAAGCGCCGGTCACGCCCGATGCGCCGATGACGATCATCTATTCCTCGGGCACGACCGGCTCCCCCAAGGGGATCGTGCAGCCCTTCCTGTATCGCGCACGCATGCTCGAAAGCGGCGCGGCGCGCGGCTATGGCGCCGATGCGGTGACGATGCTGGCGACGCCGCTCTACTCGAATACGACGCTTTCATCGCTGGTCCAGACGATCGGGGCAGGGGGCACGATCGTTTTGATGGCGAAGTTCGACGCGGGTGCCTGGCTGGCGGCGGCGGAAAGGCATCGCGCCACCCACGCCATGCTGGTGCCCGTGATGTGCAGCCGGCTGCTGGCCCATCCCGACTTCGATCGCACCGACCTCAGCGCCTTTCGGGTGAAATATTGCACCTCTGCGCCATTCGCTCCGGCGCTGAAGCAGGAGATGCTGGATCGCTGGCCCGGCGGGCTGGTGGAATTCTATGGCATGACCGAGGGCGGCGCGAGTTTCGTGCTGTTCGCGCATGAGCATCGCGACAAGCTCCACACGGTCGGCACGATCGCGCCTGGGGGCGAGTTGCGCCTGCTGAACGACGAGGACCAAGACGTGCCCCCCGGCGAGCAGGGCGAGATCGTCACCCGCTCGCCCAGCATGATGATCGGTTATCACAATCGTCCGGGAGAGACCGCCGCCTGCCGCTGGACCGCGCCTGACGGCAGCATCTGGCAGCGCACCGGCGATATCGGTCGGCTGGATGAAGACGGCTTTCTCTCCATCGTCGATCGCAAGAAGGACATGATCATCTCCGGCGGCTTCAACATCTATCCGTCGGACATCGAAGCGGTGCTGATCACCCATGATCAGGTGATCGAGGCGAGCGTCGTGGGCGTGCCGAGCGATACGTGGGGCGAGACGCCGGTCGCGTTCGTCGTCGCGCCGGGCGAGGATGGCGCGGCGCTCATGACGTGGCTGAACGGGCGGCTCGGCAAGATGCAGCGGGTGGCAGATGTCTGCCTGGTGAATGAATTGCCGCGCGGCCCGATCGGCAAGGTGCTGAAGCGGCAGCTGCGCGACAGCTATGTGATGCAGCCAGTGAGCGCCTGA
- a CDS encoding ATP-grasp fold amidoligase family protein: MVRLAWVALCRLLPNHRGINRLVAGVYFRRVHGRRPALPNAPESTINDFIFHRMTGNRWSDLERRCVDKITAKEEAARLSASVGIPRTRGMIAMDDMPNASVLYDRLSRFAGEDLVAKPAHGSGATLWFAQGITRELAHWAFQAWRDDYFWQMRETQYAGLPRRIVIEDAVRKADGAPPDDYKFMCVRGTPVLLQVDHDRFGPNHLRRLYRLPHFEPYHADDGTPAVGGWQLAQPELLADMAALATALSRPFDYVRIDLLLADRPYFGEFTFSQGASLGRYVPTLIASNPPQPYGRYLLDRLRENAFGMTGQTPSDVV; the protein is encoded by the coding sequence GTGGTTCGTCTTGCCTGGGTCGCGCTGTGCCGGCTGCTGCCTAATCATCGCGGCATCAATCGCCTGGTCGCAGGCGTCTATTTCCGGCGCGTTCACGGTCGCCGTCCGGCGCTGCCCAATGCGCCCGAAAGCACAATCAACGACTTCATCTTCCACCGCATGACGGGCAACCGGTGGAGCGATCTCGAACGGCGCTGCGTGGACAAGATCACGGCCAAGGAGGAAGCGGCTCGCCTGTCGGCGTCCGTCGGCATTCCGCGCACCCGCGGGATGATCGCGATGGACGACATGCCCAATGCGTCCGTGCTCTACGATCGCTTGAGCCGCTTTGCCGGTGAAGACCTGGTGGCGAAGCCCGCCCATGGCAGTGGCGCCACGCTATGGTTTGCGCAGGGCATCACGCGAGAGCTTGCCCACTGGGCCTTTCAGGCCTGGCGCGACGATTACTTCTGGCAGATGCGCGAAACCCAATATGCCGGGCTGCCACGGCGCATCGTGATCGAGGATGCGGTGCGCAAAGCCGACGGAGCGCCGCCGGACGATTACAAGTTCATGTGCGTTCGCGGCACGCCTGTCCTGCTTCAGGTCGATCATGATCGGTTCGGGCCCAATCACCTGCGCCGCCTCTACCGGCTCCCGCATTTCGAACCTTATCATGCCGATGATGGCACGCCCGCTGTGGGAGGCTGGCAACTTGCCCAGCCCGAGCTGTTGGCCGACATGGCGGCGTTGGCCACGGCCCTGTCGCGCCCGTTCGATTATGTGCGGATCGACCTGCTGCTGGCTGACCGGCCCTATTTCGGCGAATTTACCTTCAGCCAGGGCGCGTCGCTCGGCCGATACGTTCCGACCTTGATCGCGAGTAACCCCCCGCAACCCTATGGCCGGTATCTGCTCGATCGGCTGCGTGAGAACGCTTTCGGCATGACGGGCCAGACCCCGAGCGACGTGGTCTGA
- a CDS encoding CaiB/BaiF CoA-transferase family protein produces MLQGIRIVELASYVAGPGACGILSDWGAEVIKVEPPAGDPFRQFFGSIGLENTENRVFDNDNRGKRSIALDLTARDDAEVLRRLVATADVFVTNTRPASLERLGLGWEQLRAIKPDLIFANFTGYGANGPEADKPGFDITAFWARSGLCALTTVKGGDPAQLRTGIGDHMAAMGLVAGIMGALFHRARTGEGQKLETSLLRMGIYAASCEHAIQLQMNKLASTKARPEAVNPLNNFFQSADGQWFVMVPRQGSGDWPRIARAIGRPELLEDDRFSGVRARRTNGPALVDILDAAFAAMSWAEVQVALEAEKLIFGPVQSVAQATRDPQALAAGCYVDAQGADGAAIRLPATPIDFEAHTPSARLAPALDADGAAIRAELGL; encoded by the coding sequence ATGTTGCAAGGCATTCGTATCGTTGAGCTTGCCAGCTATGTGGCAGGCCCCGGAGCCTGCGGCATCTTGTCGGACTGGGGCGCGGAAGTGATCAAGGTGGAGCCCCCTGCGGGTGATCCCTTTCGACAGTTCTTCGGCTCGATCGGCTTGGAGAACACCGAAAACCGCGTGTTCGATAATGACAATCGCGGCAAGCGCTCGATCGCGCTCGATCTGACCGCGCGCGATGATGCGGAGGTGCTGCGGCGATTGGTCGCGACCGCCGACGTGTTCGTCACCAACACCCGTCCGGCCAGTCTGGAGCGGCTGGGCCTTGGCTGGGAACAGCTTCGCGCGATCAAGCCCGATCTGATCTTCGCCAATTTCACCGGCTATGGTGCGAACGGTCCGGAGGCGGACAAGCCCGGTTTCGATATCACCGCTTTCTGGGCGCGGTCGGGCCTTTGCGCGCTGACAACCGTGAAGGGTGGCGATCCGGCGCAGCTTCGCACCGGCATTGGCGATCACATGGCGGCGATGGGCCTTGTGGCCGGCATCATGGGGGCATTGTTCCATCGCGCGCGCACCGGCGAGGGGCAGAAGCTGGAAACGTCGCTGCTGCGCATGGGCATCTATGCCGCCTCGTGCGAGCACGCGATCCAGCTTCAGATGAACAAGCTCGCCTCCACCAAGGCGCGGCCGGAAGCGGTGAACCCGCTCAACAACTTCTTCCAGTCGGCGGACGGCCAATGGTTCGTCATGGTTCCCCGCCAGGGATCGGGCGATTGGCCGCGCATCGCCCGGGCGATCGGCCGGCCCGAGCTGCTGGAGGATGACCGGTTCAGCGGCGTGCGCGCGCGGCGAACGAACGGCCCGGCGCTCGTCGACATCCTTGATGCGGCGTTTGCCGCCATGAGCTGGGCCGAGGTGCAGGTGGCACTGGAGGCGGAGAAGCTGATCTTTGGTCCTGTGCAGTCCGTGGCACAGGCGACGCGCGATCCCCAGGCGCTGGCGGCCGGCTGCTACGTCGACGCGCAAGGAGCCGATGGCGCGGCGATCCGTCTGCCGGCGACGCCGATCGATTTCGAGGCGCATACGCCGTCGGCGCGGCTCGCACCGGCGCTGGATGCCGATGGCGCTGCGATCCGCGCCGAACTGGGGCTGTGA
- a CDS encoding SDR family oxidoreductase, with protein MTRDDLMFRDGLLKDQRILVTGGGTGLGKVMAEAFLILGAEVFICGRRGSVLDATADELMELHGGKMVGLACDIRDADAIEETLDRIWANGGPLTGLVNNAAGNFVSRTQDLSMRGFDAISNIVFRGSFAMTLACGKRWIAEGIPASVLSILATWVWNGSAFTVPSAMSKAGVNVMSQSLAVEWADRGIRLNCIAPGTFPTEGMSARLRPTEGDGAFRDTADYPMGRVGRMPELANLAAFLMSRQAEYLTGQTIAIDGARYLATGGNFSSMRSWSDEQWAEARESIYATTAKDKAQRTV; from the coding sequence ATGACCCGTGACGACTTGATGTTCCGTGACGGCCTGCTGAAGGATCAACGCATCCTCGTCACCGGCGGCGGCACTGGCCTGGGAAAGGTCATGGCCGAGGCGTTTCTGATCCTTGGGGCGGAGGTCTTCATCTGCGGCCGGCGCGGCAGCGTGCTTGATGCGACCGCGGACGAACTCATGGAACTGCATGGCGGCAAGATGGTCGGCCTCGCCTGCGACATCCGGGACGCTGACGCGATCGAGGAAACGCTCGACCGGATCTGGGCCAATGGCGGGCCGTTGACCGGCCTCGTCAACAACGCCGCAGGCAATTTCGTCAGCCGCACGCAGGATCTCTCGATGCGCGGCTTCGACGCCATTTCGAACATCGTTTTCCGTGGTTCCTTCGCCATGACGCTGGCGTGCGGCAAGCGCTGGATTGCTGAGGGCATTCCCGCATCGGTGCTGTCGATCCTCGCCACCTGGGTCTGGAATGGCTCGGCGTTCACTGTTCCCAGCGCCATGTCGAAGGCTGGCGTCAACGTGATGTCGCAGAGCCTGGCGGTCGAATGGGCGGATCGTGGCATCCGGCTGAACTGCATCGCGCCGGGCACCTTCCCGACAGAGGGCATGTCCGCCCGCCTGCGCCCGACCGAAGGTGACGGCGCGTTCCGCGACACCGCTGATTATCCGATGGGTCGGGTCGGCCGCATGCCGGAGCTCGCGAACCTCGCCGCGTTCCTGATGTCGCGCCAGGCCGAGTATCTCACCGGACAGACCATCGCCATCGATGGCGCGCGCTATCTTGCGACCGGCGGCAATTTCTCGTCCATGCGGTCCTGGTCGGACGAACAATGGGCTGAGGCGCGTGAGTCGATTTACGCGACCACGGCCAAGGACAAGGCTCAGCGCACCGTCTGA
- a CDS encoding TonB-dependent siderophore receptor, translating into MKLFNIMACCSTIALCATPAMAQTQTPPAGLGTVPDAAIAGEAEKGTPGQSQTEALYPASEAPTASASSTDGDIVVTGSRVVSNGYQAPTPITVVGSEDLKNSAPNITDALRQLPQLTGSTGPATPSFTPGGSVSSTSSTANLRNLGITRTLVLLDGRRPPASGVTGTADIAMFPQQLIKRVDIVTGGASAAYGSDAVAGVVNFVLDTKFRGVMAEARNGISTHGDGHSWAVEASGGFGFAGDRGSVILSGSINEQDPIDGRQRDWAQRGWATIPNPTYTQTNGQPQLLLREDVNLAAATYGGLITGARRGATRVGAGSLRDIQFDASGAQSLYQHGDLFTGTVEVGGEGPRYPAAIVSDLNAKTAFGHAEFEFSNDFSVFAEGGYGYSKTFYPLLMPFFIGSGGLVIQADNAYLPENIRQTMAANGFTSIELGKLDGTWGQNLVTNTTKTLNLTTGFKASLGGFTVDGYYEHGETRFTLETENQRNNANTRAAADAVVNPATGQIVCRSTLSNPTNGCVPWNPFGTAPMTAEQRAYQQGSGFARSVAKQDVVALTVRGNLFSTWAGDVAAAVGAEYRDMSGDIRVDPISSVIGFNATNPQASAGSYNVKEAFGEVLVPLFRGDKFLQSVDFNGAIRRTDYSTSGGVTTWKLGLTGEVFSGLRLRGTYSRDIRAPNIGDLFGPRSRNVVAIVDPFNNNQVTQNVFTFTGSNPDLVPERAKTIAAGLSYRPDFIPGLGFSIDYYKIKIEDAITTLSAQQLVNQCFAGDAGLCALTVRGPDGRLTDVNGVALNIATVQISGLDFDASYSTDLAGGKLSLRGIATYLDDYTQEARGVAAVQYAGTGSFPSWRANLQATYTSGGTTISIQERFIAAHRRAIPPVTVDIDRVPEVFYTNLTLRQQFEAGDAKPELFVSINNLFDKDPPPSDTNNITLGTSRVVDPLLYDTVGRYITIGGRIRF; encoded by the coding sequence TGTTCAACATTATGGCGTGCTGTTCCACCATCGCGCTGTGCGCGACGCCCGCCATGGCTCAGACCCAAACGCCTCCCGCTGGACTTGGCACCGTGCCGGACGCGGCGATCGCTGGGGAAGCCGAAAAGGGCACGCCAGGCCAGTCCCAGACCGAAGCGCTTTATCCCGCCAGCGAGGCGCCGACCGCGTCCGCATCCTCGACCGATGGCGATATCGTCGTCACCGGTTCGCGCGTCGTCTCCAACGGCTACCAGGCCCCCACTCCGATCACCGTCGTCGGCAGCGAGGACCTGAAGAACTCCGCGCCCAACATCACTGACGCGTTGCGCCAGCTGCCGCAGCTGACTGGATCGACCGGCCCGGCCACGCCAAGCTTCACGCCCGGCGGATCGGTATCCAGTACGTCGAGCACGGCCAACCTGCGCAACCTCGGCATTACCCGCACGCTGGTGCTGCTCGACGGCCGCCGCCCGCCTGCATCAGGTGTCACCGGTACCGCCGATATCGCCATGTTCCCGCAGCAGCTGATCAAGCGCGTCGACATTGTCACCGGCGGCGCCTCTGCCGCTTACGGGTCAGATGCGGTGGCGGGCGTCGTCAACTTTGTCCTGGATACCAAATTCCGTGGGGTGATGGCCGAAGCACGCAACGGCATCTCCACGCATGGTGACGGGCACAGCTGGGCAGTCGAGGCCTCGGGCGGCTTCGGGTTCGCTGGCGATCGCGGCAGCGTGATCCTGTCCGGCAGCATCAACGAACAGGATCCGATTGATGGCCGCCAGCGCGATTGGGCGCAGCGCGGCTGGGCAACGATCCCAAATCCCACTTACACGCAGACCAATGGCCAGCCGCAGCTGTTGCTGCGGGAGGACGTGAACCTTGCCGCCGCCACCTATGGCGGCCTCATCACCGGCGCACGTCGCGGCGCAACGCGCGTCGGCGCCGGCTCGCTGCGCGACATTCAGTTCGACGCCAGCGGCGCGCAGTCGCTTTATCAGCACGGCGATCTGTTCACCGGCACGGTCGAGGTGGGCGGCGAAGGGCCTCGCTACCCGGCGGCAATCGTGTCCGACCTCAACGCCAAGACGGCGTTCGGTCATGCCGAGTTCGAGTTCAGCAACGATTTTTCGGTCTTCGCCGAGGGCGGCTACGGCTATTCCAAGACCTTCTACCCCCTGCTGATGCCCTTCTTCATCGGCAGCGGCGGCCTGGTGATCCAGGCCGACAACGCCTATTTGCCGGAGAACATCCGTCAGACCATGGCGGCGAACGGCTTCACCTCCATTGAACTCGGCAAGCTGGACGGCACCTGGGGCCAGAACCTGGTCACCAACACCACTAAGACGCTGAACCTCACCACCGGCTTCAAGGCGTCCCTGGGCGGCTTCACCGTTGACGGCTATTACGAGCACGGCGAGACCCGCTTTACGCTGGAAACGGAAAATCAGCGGAATAACGCCAATACGCGCGCTGCCGCCGACGCCGTCGTCAACCCGGCAACCGGCCAGATCGTGTGCCGCTCGACGCTGAGCAATCCCACCAACGGCTGCGTGCCGTGGAACCCGTTCGGCACGGCGCCGATGACGGCCGAGCAGCGCGCCTACCAGCAGGGCAGCGGCTTCGCCCGCTCGGTCGCCAAGCAGGACGTCGTCGCGCTCACGGTGCGCGGCAATCTGTTCTCCACCTGGGCGGGCGATGTCGCAGCGGCAGTCGGCGCCGAGTATCGTGACATGTCCGGTGACATCCGTGTCGATCCGATCTCCAGCGTGATCGGCTTCAACGCCACCAATCCGCAGGCTTCCGCAGGCAGCTACAACGTCAAGGAAGCGTTCGGCGAGGTTCTGGTGCCGCTGTTTCGTGGCGACAAGTTCCTGCAATCGGTCGATTTCAACGGTGCGATCCGCCGCACTGACTACAGCACCAGCGGCGGCGTCACCACCTGGAAGCTCGGCCTGACCGGCGAAGTCTTCTCCGGTCTGCGTCTGCGCGGCACCTATTCGCGTGATATTCGCGCGCCCAACATCGGCGACCTGTTCGGTCCGCGTTCGCGCAACGTCGTCGCGATCGTCGATCCGTTCAACAACAATCAGGTGACGCAGAACGTCTTCACCTTCACCGGCAGCAATCCTGATCTGGTGCCCGAACGCGCCAAGACGATCGCCGCCGGTCTCTCCTACCGGCCGGACTTCATTCCCGGCCTCGGCTTCTCGATCGACTATTATAAGATCAAGATCGAGGATGCGATCACGACATTGTCGGCGCAGCAACTGGTTAATCAGTGCTTCGCGGGTGATGCAGGCCTCTGCGCACTTACCGTGCGCGGGCCGGACGGGCGCCTAACCGACGTGAACGGCGTCGCGCTCAATATCGCCACGGTGCAGATTTCCGGCCTCGATTTCGACGCCAGCTATTCCACCGATCTCGCCGGCGGCAAGCTGAGCCTGCGCGGCATCGCCACCTACCTCGACGATTATACCCAGGAAGCGCGCGGCGTGGCGGCGGTGCAATATGCCGGCACCGGCTCCTTCCCCAGCTGGCGTGCCAATCTGCAGGCGACCTACACCTCGGGCGGCACGACGATCTCGATCCAGGAGCGGTTCATCGCGGCCCACCGCCGCGCGATCCCGCCGGTGACGGTCGATATCGATCGCGTGCCGGAGGTGTTCTACACCAATCTGACGCTGCGGCAGCAGTTCGAGGCAGGCGATGCGAAGCCGGAGCTGTTCGTGTCGATCAACAACCTGTTCGACAAGGATCCGCCGCCCTCGGACACCAACAACATCACGCTCGGTACCTCGCGCGTGGTCGATCCGCTGCTCTACGATACGGTCGGGCGGTACATCACGATTGGCGGCCGTATCCGCTTCTGA
- a CDS encoding efflux RND transporter periplasmic adaptor subunit translates to MNMHSKIEAAPETVVAEPRKRTWRTGALIGAPVLLALAGAAALNREQPAIAAPPPPTVTVAAPLVRPITEWDDYVGRFEASKSVEVRPRVSGAVTAVHFTDGAIVNKGQLLFTIDPRPFTAALAEARAGLASARSDVALARANLERGNRLVADEGISKSDLDQLNAQMRAANAALAAAEARVRARSLDVEFTQVRAPIGGRVSDRRIDPGNLVAGGDTSGTLLTTINALDPIYFAFDGSEALFLKTKRAQAAGEAASPVEIKLQDEGEYRWDGRLDFTDNGLDPRSGTIRGRAVLRNPDLFLTPGMFGNMRLSSGGTAPALLVPDSAVQTDQARKTLLTVAHDGTVAAKAVQLGPVVDGLRVVRRGLAASDRVVISGTQMAMPGTKVNVRAGRIAPVHEAAPPGAGGVAVASQATFASR, encoded by the coding sequence ATGAACATGCACAGCAAGATCGAGGCCGCGCCGGAGACCGTCGTGGCCGAACCAAGGAAGCGAACCTGGCGCACGGGCGCGCTGATCGGTGCGCCGGTGCTGCTGGCGCTGGCGGGCGCAGCAGCCCTGAACCGCGAGCAGCCGGCGATCGCCGCACCGCCGCCGCCGACCGTGACGGTGGCGGCCCCGCTCGTCCGCCCGATAACCGAATGGGACGATTATGTCGGCCGGTTCGAGGCCAGCAAGTCGGTGGAGGTGCGCCCGCGCGTGTCGGGCGCGGTGACCGCGGTTCACTTCACTGACGGCGCGATCGTGAACAAGGGCCAATTGCTGTTCACCATCGATCCGCGGCCATTCACCGCCGCGCTCGCGGAGGCGCGCGCCGGGCTCGCCAGCGCGCGCAGCGACGTGGCGCTGGCGCGCGCGAACCTCGAACGCGGCAATCGGCTGGTGGCTGACGAAGGCATTTCGAAGAGCGACCTCGATCAGCTCAATGCGCAAATGCGCGCCGCCAATGCCGCGCTTGCTGCGGCCGAGGCGCGCGTGCGGGCGCGGTCGCTTGATGTGGAGTTCACGCAGGTGCGCGCACCGATCGGCGGGCGCGTGTCGGACCGGCGGATCGATCCGGGCAACCTCGTCGCCGGCGGGGATACCAGCGGCACGTTGCTGACCACGATCAATGCGCTCGACCCGATCTATTTCGCCTTCGACGGCTCCGAGGCGCTGTTCCTCAAGACCAAGCGCGCGCAGGCGGCGGGCGAGGCGGCGTCGCCGGTCGAGATCAAGCTGCAGGATGAGGGCGAGTATCGCTGGGACGGGCGGCTCGATTTCACCGACAACGGCCTGGACCCGCGCTCGGGCACCATCCGTGGCCGCGCGGTGCTGCGTAACCCGGACCTGTTCCTGACGCCGGGCATGTTCGGCAACATGCGCCTTTCGAGCGGCGGCACGGCACCGGCGCTGCTGGTACCCGACTCTGCGGTGCAGACCGACCAGGCGCGCAAGACGCTGCTGACCGTCGCGCACGACGGCACGGTGGCGGCAAAGGCGGTGCAGCTGGGGCCAGTGGTCGACGGCCTGCGCGTCGTGCGCCGCGGGCTGGCCGCGAGCGACCGCGTGGTCATCAGCGGAACGCAGATGGCGATGCCGGGCACCAAGGTGAACGTCCGCGCCGGCCGCATCGCGCCGGTGCACGAGGCCGCGCCGCCCGGCGCCGGGGGCGTCGCGGTGGCGAGCCAGGCGACGTTCGCAAGCCGCTAG